From Saccopteryx leptura isolate mSacLep1 chromosome 3, mSacLep1_pri_phased_curated, whole genome shotgun sequence, one genomic window encodes:
- the KIAA2013 gene encoding uncharacterized protein KIAA2013 homolog, with protein MWLQQRLKGLPGLLSSSWARRLLCLLGLLLLLLWFGGSGARRAAGGLHLLSWSRGEPGAAEPSACLEAATRAWRGLRERGEAVPLGPGVPALVANGFLALDVAASRLWVTPGEREPAVAPDFVPFVQLRPLNALSEAGESVLLLREGLLRRVRCLQLGTSGPGAPAAAPGPASASGLAAGPGRDCVLLQEDFLAHRGRPHVYLQRIQLNNPTERVAALQTVGPTAGPAPRAYTSTLEKVGDHQFLLYSGLSPSSSTGLVHLVVVAAKKLVNRLQVAPKTQLDETVLWVVHVSGPVNPQVLKNKAAKELKALQDLARKEMLELLEMPAAELLLDHQRLWAQLFSPGVEMKRITDAHTPSGLTVNLTLYYMLSCSPAPLLSPNLSHRERDQMESTLNYEDHCFSGHATMHAENLWPGRLASVQQILQLSDLWKLTLQKRGCKGLVKVGAPGILQGMVLSFGGLQFTENHLQFQADPDVLHNSYALHGIRYKNDHINLAVLADTEGKPYLHVSVESRGQPVKIYACEAGCLDEPVELTSAPQGHTFSVMVTQPITPLLYISTDLMHLQDLRHTLHVKAILAHDEHMAQQDPGLPFVFWFSVASLITLFHLFLFKLIYNEYCGPGAKPLFRSKEDPSV; from the exons ATGTGGCTGCAGCAGCGGCTTAAGGGGCTGCCGGGACTGCTGTCGAGCAGCTGGGCCCGCCGCCTGCTCTGTCTGCTCGGCCTCCTGCTTCTGCTTCTGTGGTTCGGCGGCTCCGGGGcgcggcgggcggcgggcggccTGCACCTGCTGTCCTGGTCTCGCGGCGAGCCGGGCGCCGCCGAGCCTTCCGCCTGCCTGGAGGCCGCCACCCGTGCCTGGCGCGGCCTGCGGGAGCGCGGCGAGGCGGTGCCGCTGGGCCCTGGGGTGCCGGCCCTGGTGGCCAACGGCTTCCTGGCCCTGGACGTGGCGGCCAGCCGGCTGTGGGTGACCCCTGGGGAGCGGGAGCCCGCCGTGGCGCCGGACTTTGTGCCCTTTGTGCAGCTGCGCCCGCTGAATGCGCTTTCCGAAGCTGGAGAGTCAGTGCTGCTGCTGCGGGAAGGGCTGCTGCGCCGGGTGCGTTGCCTCCAGCTCGGGACCTCCGGGCCCGGCGCGCCTGCCGCCGCTCCCGGACCAGCCTCGGCCTCCGGCCTTGCCGCGGGACCCGGCCGCGACTGCGTGCTGCTGCAGGAGGACTTTCTGGCGCACCGGGGCCGACCCCACGTCTATCTGCAGCGCATCCAGCTCAACAACCCCACGGAGCGCGTGGCCGCGCTGCAGACTGTGGGGCCCACTGCGGGTCCGGCACCCAGGGCCTATACCAGTACCCTGGAGAAGGTCGGAGATCATCAGTTCCTCCTCTACTCGGGCCTGTCCCCGTCTTCTTCCACCGGGTTGGTGCACCTGGTGGTGGTGGCCGCCAAGAAACTAGTGAACCGGCTCCAAGTGGCTCCCAAAACGCAGCTGGATGAGACGGTGCTGTGGGTGGTGCATGTCTCAGGCCCTGTTAACCCCCAGGTGCTCAAAAACAAAGCAGCAAAGGAGCTCAAGGCGCTCCAGGACTTGGCACGGAAGGAGATGCTGGAGCTCTTGGAGATGCCGGCAGCGGAGCTGCTCTTGGACCACCAGCGCCTCTGGGCTCAGCTCTTCAGCCCAG GTGTGGAAATGAAGAGGATCACGGATGCCCACACCCCATCGGGCCTGACCGTGAACCTGACCCTGTATTACATGCTGTCCTGCTCCCCAGCCCCACTGCTCAGCCCCAACCTGAGCCACCGGGAGCGAGACCAGATGGAGTCGACACTCAACTATGAGGACCACTGCTTCAGTGGGCACGCCACCATGCACGCGGAGAACCTCTGGCCTGGCCGGCTGGCCTCCGTCCAGCAGATCCTACAGCTCTCCGACCTGTGGAAGCTGACCCTGCAGAAGCGCGGTTGCAAGGGGCTGGTGAAGGTGGGCGCCCCGGGCATCCTGCAGGGCATGGTGCTCAGCTTCGGCGGGCTGCAGTTCACCGAGAACCACCTCCAGTTCCAGGCCGACCCTGACGTGCTGCACAACAGCTACGCCTTGCACGGCATCCGCTACAAGAATGACCACATCAACCTGGCCGTGCTCGCAGACACTGAGGGCAAGCCATACCTGCACGTGTCCGTGGAGTCCCGCGGCCAGCCTGTCAAGATCTACGCCTGCGAAGCGGGCTGCCTGGACGAGCCCGTGGAGCTGACCTCGGCACCCCAGGGCCACACCTTCTCGGTCATGGTGACGCAGCCCATCACGCCGCTGCTCTACATCTCCACGGACCTCATGCACCTGCAGGACCTGCGGCACACGCTGCACGTCAAGGCCATCCTGGCCCACGACGAGCACATGGCGCAGCAGGACCCGGGGCTGCCCTTCGTCTTCTGGTTCAGCGTGGCCTCGCTCATCACCCTCTTTCACCTCTTCCTGTTCAAGCTCATCTACAACGAGTACTGTGGGCCTGGGGCCAAGCCCCTCTTCAGGAGCAAG GAAGATCCCAGTGTCTGA
- the PLOD1 gene encoding procollagen-lysine,2-oxoglutarate 5-dioxygenase 1: MPPLLLLAVLGWLFLAEVKSEAKLEDNLLVLTVATKETEGFRRFKRSAQFFNYKIQALGLGEDWNEEKVTSAGGGLKVRLLKKALEKHTDKENLVVLFTDSYDVVFASGPRELLKKFRQAKSQVVFSAEELIYPDRRLEAKYPAVSDGKRFLGSGGFIGYAPNLRKLVAEWEGQDSDSDQLFYTKIFLDPEKRERINITLDHRCRIFQNLDGALDEVVLKFEMGHVRARNLAYDTLPVLIHGNGPTKLQLNYLGNYIPRFWTFETGCIVCEEGLRSLKGIADEALPTVLVGVFIEQPTPFLSLFFQRLLRLHYPRKRMRLFIHNHEHHHKAQVEQFLAEHGGEYQSMKLIGPEVRVANADARNMGADLCRQDRGCTYYFSVDADVALTEPKILRLLIEQNKNVIAPLMTRHGRLWSNFWGALSADGYYARSEDYVDIVQGRRVGVWNVPYISNIYLIKGSALRAELQQTDLFHHSKLDPDMSFCANIRQQNVFMFLTNRHTFGHLLTLDNYKTTHLHNDLWEVFSNPEDWKEKYIHENYTKALAGKLVETPCPDVYWFPIFTETACDELVEEMEHFGQWSLGNNKDNRIQGGYENVPTIDIHMNQISFEREWHKFLVEYIAPMTEKLYPGYYTRAQFDLAFVVRYKPDEQPSLMPHHDASTFTINIALNRVGVDYEGGGCRFLRYNCSVRAPRKGWTLMHPGRLTHYHEGLPTTKGTRYIAVSFVDP; encoded by the exons ATGCCACCCCTGCTGCTCCTGGCCGTGCTGGGCTGGCTGTTTCTGGCCGAAGTGAAGAGCGAGGCCAAGCTAGAGG aCAACCTTTTAGTCCTCACGGTGGCCACAAAGGAGACCGAGGGGTTCCGACGCTTCAAACGCTCAGCCCAGTTCTTCAATTATAAGATCCag GCACTGGGCCTAGGAGAGGACTGGAATGAAGAGAAGGTGACATCGGCTGGTGGAGGTCTGAAGGTTCGGCTGCTGAAGAAAGCTTTGGAGAAGCATACAGACAAGGAGAACCTGGTCGTTCTCTTCACAGACAG CTACGATGTGGTGTTTGCATCGGGGCCCCGGGAGCTCCTGAAGAAGTTCCGGCAGGCCAAGAGCCAGGTGGTCTTCTCAGCTGAGGAGCTCATCTACCCAGACCGCAGGCTGGAGGCCAAGTACCCGGCGGTGTCTGATGGCAAGAGGTTCCTGGGCTCTGGAG GCTTCATCGGTTATGCCCCCAACCTCAGAAAACTGGTGGCCGAGTGGGAGGGCCAGGACAGTGACAGCGATCAGCTCTTTTACACCAAGATCTTCTTGGACCCGGAGAAGAGG GAGCGGATCAACATCACCCTGGACCACCGCTGCCGCATCTTCCAGAACCTGGATGGAGCCCTGG ATGAGGTTGTGCTGAAGTTTGAAATGGGCCACGTTCGAGCTCGGAACCTGGCCTACGACACCCTCCCAGTCCTGATTCATGGCAATGGGCCCACCAAG CTGCAGCTGAACTACCTGGGCAACTACATCCCGCGCTTCTGGACCTTCGAGACGGGCTGCATTGTGTGTGAGGAGGGCCTGCGGAGCCTCAAGGGCATTGCG GATGAAGCCCTACCCACAGTCCTGGTTGGCGTGTTCATCGAACAGCCCACGCCGTTCCTGTCCCTGTTCTTCCAGCGGCTCCTGCGCCTCCACTACCCCCGGAAACGGATGCGACTTTTCATTCACAACCAT GAACACCACCACAAGGCTCAGGTGGAGCAGTTCCTGGCAGAGCACGGTGGCGAGTACCAGTCTATGAAACTGATAGGCCCCGAGGTGCGGGTGGCGAACGCTGATGCCAGGAACATGGGCGC GGACCTGTGCCGGCAGGACCGTGGCTGCACCTACTACTTTAGCGTGGATGCCGATGTGGCCTTGACCGAGCCCAAAATCCTGCGGCTGCTGATTGAACAGAACAA GAACGTCATCGCCCCATTGATGACCCGCCATGGGAGGCTGTGGTCGAACTTCTGGGGGGCACTAAGTGCAGATGGCTACTACGCCCGCTCCGAGGACTACGTGGACATCGTGCAGGGGCGGCGTGT TGGTGTCTGGAATGTGCCCTACATCTCAAACATCTACCTGATCAAGGGCAGTGCCCTGCGGGCTGAGCTGCAACAGACAGACCTGTTCCACCACAGCAAGCTGGATCCCGACATGTCCTTCTGTGCCAACATCCGGCAGCAG AATGTGTTCATGTTCCTGACCAACCGGCATACCTTTGGCCACCTGCTTACCTTGGACAACTACAAGACCACCCACCTCCACAATGACCTCTGGGAGGTGTTCAGCAATCCTGAG gaCTGGAAGGAGAAGTACATCCACGAGAACTACACCAAGGCACTGGCGGGGAAGCTGGTGGAGACG CCTTGCCCGGATGTCTACTGGTTCCCCATCTTCACGGAGACGGCCTGTGATGAGCTGGTGGAGGAGATGGAGCATTTCGGCCAGTGGTCTCTAGGAAATAACAAG GACAACCGCATCCAGGGCGGCTACGAAAACGTGCCGACCATTGACATCCACATGAACCAGATCAGCTTTGAGCGGGAGTGGCACAAGTTCCTGGTGGAGTACATCGCCCCCATGACAGAGAAGCTCTACCCCGGCTACTACACCAGG GCCCAGTTCGACCTGGCTTTTGTCGTCCGCTACAAGCCCGACGAGCAGCCCTCGCTGATGCCACACCACGACGCCTCCACCTTCACTATCAACATCGCCCTGAACAGGGTTGGAGTGGATTACGAG GGTGGGGGCTGTCGGTTCCTGCGCTACAACTGCTCCGTCCGAGCCCCACGGAAGGGCTGGACCCTCATGCACCCCGGGAGACTCACGCACTACCACGAGGGGCTCCCCACCACCAAGGGCACCCGCTACATCGCTGTCTCCTTCGTCGATCCCTAA